CGATGCGTTCGATCAAACCCTTGCCGCCACGCGGCACGATCACATCGACAAATTCTTTCATCGTAATCAATTCGCCGACGGCCGCGCGATCGGTGGTTTCAATCACTTGCACGGCGGTTTCCGGCAATCCGGCGAGCCGTAAGCCTTCTTGCACGCATGCCGCGATGGCTTGATTGCTATGGATGGCCTCCGATCCGCCGCGCAAGATCGCCGCATTGCCCGCTTTCAAGCATAAGCCCGCCGCATCGGCGGTTACATTCGGGCGCGCTTCGTAAATAATGCCGATGACGCCCAGCGGAACGCGCATTTTTCCGACTTGAATTCCGGAAGGGCGGTAATTCAATCCGCTGATCTCACCCACCGGATCGGCCAGAGCGGCGATTTGCAGCAATCCTTCGGCCATTGTCGCAACGCTCTTGGGTGACAAGGTTAAGCGGTCGATCATTGAAGCCTCCAAACCTTTGGCGCGTGCGTTATCCAGGTCCTTGGCATTTGCGGCGATTAGCACGGATTCATCGCGCCGGATGGCGTTCGCCATGGCTGTCAAGGCTTGGTTCTTCGCTGCTGTTTCGGCTTTGGCGACTTGTCGCGAGGCCGCGCGTGCTTGCTGGCCGAGGGCTTGCATGTAACTTTTGATATCAGAGGTGTTCATGGATTTACTTAACAAGAGGTCGATTGCAGTTCGTTAAATGCGTGTTAAACCGGGATTATAGTACAAGTTACGGATTCTATTGCATACTGCGATGTGTCTGGATAAGGGAAAACTGATGATCAAAGCCGGTGGCGTCAACCTGGCATTGATCGGACAGTGATCATGAATCATTTGAGAGTCACCAATCAGTATCCGGTTTAAAGTATCATTTTTATTATTCAGGAATAACACCGGAAATTCCCATTAATTCATGGAAATGAATAGGAATTGTTACGGGTAAATCCGGAAATGGCGGGTAAAAATGGGCTTATTCTGAATAATTAAAATTAATACCGGCATTACTATTCGGCAGGACGGAAATCTAATCCGGTTGTTCAAATCTTGAGAGATTTGATAGCCAATTCCTGTCATCTATTGGGAGTCTATGTTAGTCAATTGATTATAATTTCCGCTCAATCCCGGGAAGTTTAATCCACTCTATCTCAGTGAGGAAAAAATGAGTTATCCGCTTTTCAAACTTAATCGTGTTGCAATCTTTCTTGGCGGAGTCTTTGCAGTTTCTGCGCCGTCAACAGTCAATGCCGGCTGGTCGATTGTAGGTTTAGGAACGCACGGCGGCACCTACAGTGTTGCGCAAGCGATTAACGATGCCGGGCAGGTGGTTGGGAACGGTAATGGCACCGATCGCGCCTTCATTACCGGTCCTAACGGTGTTGGAATGAGCTATTTGGATACGCTGGGCGGAGCCAAAAGCTTTGCTCTCGACATCAATAATTCCGGGCAAGTGGCGGGTTATTCCTTGACTGGATCGGGTGAAATTCATGCCTATATTACCGGTGCCAACGGGTTAGGAATGACGGACTTGGGAACCCTCGGAGGGGATTTCAGCATCGCATACGGCATGAATGATTGGGGGCAAGTAGTCGGCGTATCTTCCATCGAGGGTAACGCCGCTTACCATGCCTTCATGACCGGCCCTGGCGGCGTGGGGATGATCGATCTGGGGACTCTCGGCGGAGACTACAGCGTGGCTTACGGCATCAATAACGCAGGAGAGGTGGTGGGTGCTTCGTCCATTGCCGGTAGCACTACACAACATGCATTTGTCACCGGTGCCGGCGGTACCGGGATGGCCGATTTGAATACGCTCAATGGAACATCTGACAGCGCTGCCCGGGATATCAACAGCTCCGGACAGATTGTCGGATTCTCCGGGCTTTACGATGACTTTTTCGGTTTCTATT
This is a stretch of genomic DNA from Nitrosomonas sp. sh817. It encodes these proteins:
- a CDS encoding PEP-CTERM sorting domain-containing protein translates to MSYPLFKLNRVAIFLGGVFAVSAPSTVNAGWSIVGLGTHGGTYSVAQAINDAGQVVGNGNGTDRAFITGPNGVGMSYLDTLGGAKSFALDINNSGQVAGYSLTGSGEIHAYITGANGLGMTDLGTLGGDFSIAYGMNDWGQVVGVSSIEGNAAYHAFMTGPGGVGMIDLGTLGGDYSVAYGINNAGEVVGASSIAGSTTQHAFVTGAGGTGMADLNTLNGTSDSAARDINSSGQIVGFSGLYDDFFGFYSMEAFIADAGTTGMEGLAISLDSRADAINDLGQIVGGINNYCSDCTRSSFLHSDGTVTDLSLLEPVVAAGWSELTAVGINNHGQIIGWGQLAGSPGGGSRAFLLSPVVAVPEPETYLMLLAGLGLLGIAWRRGEKQLSLQ
- a CDS encoding glutamate-5-semialdehyde dehydrogenase encodes the protein MNTSDIKSYMQALGQQARAASRQVAKAETAAKNQALTAMANAIRRDESVLIAANAKDLDNARAKGLEASMIDRLTLSPKSVATMAEGLLQIAALADPVGEISGLNYRPSGIQVGKMRVPLGVIGIIYEARPNVTADAAGLCLKAGNAAILRGGSEAIHSNQAIAACVQEGLRLAGLPETAVQVIETTDRAAVGELITMKEFVDVIVPRGGKGLIERIANEARIPVIKHLDGVCHVYIDDQADFDKAIKIADHAKTQRYGTCNTMETLLIHANMASNILPPLSKIYFDKGVELRGDETACRIIPQMKAATESDWHEEYLGPVLSIRIVENLDQAIDHITRYGSQHTDAIVTENYTRARRFLREVDSSSVMVNTTTRFADGFEYGLGAEIGISTDKLHARGPVGLEGLTSQKFIVLGDGQLRN